Proteins from a single region of Synchiropus splendidus isolate RoL2022-P1 chromosome 3, RoL_Sspl_1.0, whole genome shotgun sequence:
- the fbxo45 gene encoding F-box/SPRY domain-containing protein 1 gives MSGAAAGGSLCLGAAAAGCSSAGSSYSPAAGGGAGVAGRLPVRVLEHIFSYLDLFDLMRCSLVCWHWNNILSDENSEVWRSLCSRSLSDEALRSDILCNLPTYKGKLKAYQHALSSHDCSRNVYVKKNGFTLHRNPIAQSTDGARGKIGFSEGRHAWEIWWEGPLGTVAVIGIATKRASMQCQGYVALLGSDDQSWGWNLVDNNLLHNGEVNGNFPQCNNAPKYQIGERIRVILDMDDKTLAFERGFEFLGVAFRGLPKACLYPAVSAVYGNTEVTMVYLGKPLDG, from the exons ATGTCTGGAGCGGCCGCGGGAGGCTCCCTGTGTTTGGGCGCAGCGGCGGCCGGTTGCAGCTCCGCCGGCTCCTCCTACAGCCCCGCTGCCGGAGGAGGCGCGGGCGTCGCCGGGCGGCTACCGGTGCGGGTGCTGGAGCATATATTCTCCTACTTGGACCTCTTCGATTTGATGCGGTGCTCGCTCGTGTGCTGGCACTGGAACAATATACTGTCGGATGAAAACAGCGAGGTGTGGCGCAGCCTGTGCTCGCGGTCCCTCAGCGATGAAGCTCTGCGGTCAGACATCCTGTGTAACCTCCCCACATACAAGGGAAAA CTCAAAGCATACCAGCACGCTCTGAGCTCCCACGACTGCTCCCGAAATGTTTACGTCAAGAAGAACGGCTTCACCCTGCACCGGAACCCCATCGCCCAGAGCACGGACGGAGCGCGGGGGAAGATCGGCTTCTCCGAGGGCCGTCACGCGTGGGAGATCTGGTGGGAGGGGCCTCTGGGCACCGTCGCTGTCATCGGCATCGCCACCAAGAGGGCGTCCATGCAGTGTCAGGGCTACGTGGCCCTGCTGGGCAGCGATGACCAAAGCTGGGGATGGAACCTCGTCGACAACAACTTGCTCCATAATGGAGAAGTGAATGGGAACTTCCCGCAGTGTAACAATGCACCGAAATATCAG ATCGGCGAGAGGATACGTGTGATTCTCGACATGGATGACAAGACTTTAGCCTTTGAGAGGGGATTTGAGTTCCTGGGTGTAGCGTTCCGAGGACTTCCCAAAGCCTGTCTTTACCCTGCCGTCTCTGCAGTGTATGGAAACACTGAGGTCACCATGGTGTATCTGGGGAAACCTCTGGATG